The Streptomyces capitiformicae genome contains the following window.
CGGCGATCGGCTGGCGTCGGTTCGCGGTCGGCGAGGTCAACGCCTTCGGAGACCTGCTGCCCCGGCTGACCGGCCTGCCGGGCAGCCCGGCGGAAGGCCTGGACACGTACGCCGCGCAGATCGCGGCGGTGCGGAGCCAGGTGCTCCCGACGCCCTCGCACGACCCTCGGCCGAGGAAAGACCATGCACCCTTCTGACACGGCGCCCGCGCCGCCCTTCGAGGCCACCACGCAGCCACCCGACATGAACGAGGTCGTGGGCCGCGACGACCTGCTGCTGCTCACCCTCGACACCTTGCGGTACGACGTGGCCGTCGAGCTCACGGCGGCCGGCCGGCTGCCGAATCTGGCCGCCCGTCTGCCGGGCGGCACCTGGGAGAGGCGGCACGCGCCCGGCAGCTTCACCTATGCGTCGCACCAGGCGATGTTCGCGGGCTTCCTGCCGACCCCGGCGGCGCCCGGACCGCATCCGCGGCTGTTCGCGGGCCGGTTCGCCGGCAGTGAGACGACCGCGGGGCGCACGTTCGTCTTCGACAGCCCGGACCTGGTGACGGCGCTCGCCGAGCACGGCTATCGCACGGTGTGCATCGGCGGTGTCGGCTTCTTCAACAAGCGGGGAGCGCTCGGGAACGTGCTGCCGGGCCTGTTCCAGGAGAGCCATTGGGAGCCGGAGTTCTCGGTGGCGTCACCGACGTCCTTCGAGTCACAGGTGGCCCGCGCCGAGCGGGTCGTGGCCGAACTGCCCGCCGAGCAGCGGCTGTTCCTGTTCCTCAACGCCTCGGCGCTGCACCAGCCCAACTGGTTCCATCTGCCCGGCGCCACCCGCGAGGCGGGCGACAGCCTGGTCACGCACGCGGCCGCCCTGGAGTACATCGACCGGCACATCGGCCGGCTCTTCGCCGCGATGAGTTCCCGCCGCCGCTGCTTCGCGATCGTCTGCTCCGACCACGGAACCGCGTACGGCGACGACGGATACACCGGGCACCGGCTCGGCCACGAGACCGTGTGGACCGTCCCCTACAGCCACTTCTTCCTGGAGGCGTCCGCGTGACCGTCATCGACCTGCCCA
Protein-coding sequences here:
- a CDS encoding STM4013/SEN3800 family hydrolase, whose amino-acid sequence is MNEVVGRDDLLLLTLDTLRYDVAVELTAAGRLPNLAARLPGGTWERRHAPGSFTYASHQAMFAGFLPTPAAPGPHPRLFAGRFAGSETTAGRTFVFDSPDLVTALAEHGYRTVCIGGVGFFNKRGALGNVLPGLFQESHWEPEFSVASPTSFESQVARAERVVAELPAEQRLFLFLNASALHQPNWFHLPGATREAGDSLVTHAAALEYIDRHIGRLFAAMSSRRRCFAIVCSDHGTAYGDDGYTGHRLGHETVWTVPYSHFFLEASA